TGTATGAAGAGTTTATGAGTTTTAATTATGGATTTAAGTATGTATGGCTTAATGCTGCATTTTGGGGGCTTATTGGTAGTTTATTTATTTTTGCTTTATTATTTAAAAGGAGAAACAATGAAAATTAAAAATGAAAAGTGTAAAATGAAAAATTTAGGAAAAGTATTTTTATTATTACCTTTATTTTTAAGTGCTGAGAGTTTTAGCGATATTCAAAAAGATGTTATAAATTCACTAACTTATAAAATGGCAAAAGAGAAGATAAAAATTTTTAAAAAGAAATTAGAAATTGTTAAATCAAAGAATTATGGTAGTGTAGATGTAAAATATTCATATGCTCATCTTTTTAATCAGCCTATTTTAAAAATGAATACTATGCAACCTGTTGCAGTCAATCCTGTGACAAATTTATTAATTTATAAAGAAATATACACAGAATTTCCAGCAGGACCTCAAAATATCTATTCGTTTGAAGCAATCTATTCTTACCCAATATTTACTGGGTTTGCAATTTCAAATAATATTAAAAAATCAAAACTTGAACTAATAAAAACAAAATTAGAAGCTAAAAATGTAAAAAGAGTTTTAATTTTAAAAGCAGCAGAACTTTATTCTAATATTTATGCATTAAATAAGCAAATAAAAGCTCTAAAAGTAGCTAAAAATTCACTTCTTGATGCAAAAAATCAAGTAGAGAGTTTATATAAAGAAGGACTTACTGCAAAATCAAATGTTGATATCATTAATGCAAAATATTATGAGCTTTTAGCAAAAATAAAAGAAGTTAAATCTCAAAAAAATCGATTATTAAATATGCTAAGTTTTCTTTTGAATAAAAAAATAACTAATATTGATGGAATTAATTTAAATCAAAAACTTCCAAAGCCAAATTTTGAAAAAAGGGTTGATGTAAAAGCTTTAAAAACAGCACTTAATATTTCTAATAAAGATATAAAGCTTGCAAAATCTCTTCTTTATCCAAAAGTTGGATTACAAATAGGATTAAAAAAAGAGGCTCAAAATCTATTTCTTACAAAAAACGATTATCAAAATATAGACCGCTCGTTTGTTGGAGTTGGGATTGAGTGGAGTTTTGATTTAGGCAAAAAATCTCAAATAGAAATGGCAAAAATAGCTAAAAATATTGCACTTACAAATTATCATAACTATTTAAATCAAATAAAAACAGAGTATCAAAATGATTTAGATACTCTAAATGCACTTAAATATCAGTTAAAATCAGCAATTGCTGAGGTAAGTGCAAGAAAAAGTTATTATGAGGAAATAAAAGCTAAATTTAATCAAGGACTTGTTGATAGTGTGAAATTAAAAGATGCAATTAGTAATTTAGCTATTGCAAGGGCAAAAAGAGATTATATAAAATCTCAAATTTTCTTTATTAAAACAAAACTTATTTTAAATTCAGGAGTAAGTGATGCAAATAATTAAAAAATATGGGGTTATTTTTTTAGTATTCTCTCTTTTTGTAATAGGAGCTTTTTTTATATATCAAAAATTAAATCCAAAAAAATTGCCTACTTATTTAGTAGAAGCTGTCGGATTTGTAGATGGGGATTTAATTCATTTAAATACAAAATATCCAGGTAGAGTTGAAAAGATTTATGTAAAAGCAGGAGATAATATAAAAAAAGGAGAAGTTTTAACAAAACTAAATAGTCAAGAATTTTTAGATAAATTAAAAGTTATAAATGAAGAGATAAAATCAAAAGAAAAAGAATTAGAATTTGCAAGTAAAAACTTAAATTTAACAATAAAAGAAGCTAATTTAAATATTAATGCTAAATTAAATGAGATAAAAGCTTTGAATTATCAGATAGATACATTAAAAGCTGTTATAAAGCAAGATAAAAAAGATTTAAAAAGAATTGAAAAACTTGTTTTACAAAATAAAGCACCTCATCATAAACTTGAACTCTCTATTCTTAAACTTACAAAAGATAAAAATGAATTAAATGCATTAATTAAAAAAAGAGATATTTTAAATGTGGCTTTAAATGTTGCCAAAACTAATTTAACAAAGGCAAAAACATCTTATCTTAAAATAAAAGCTCTAAGTAATGGTATAAATGCTTTAAAAGCTAAAAGAGATGAAATAAAAACTATTATAAATGAACTTACCTTAAAATCTCCAATAAATGGATATGTTGAGAGTAAAATTGCAAATGAAGGAGAAGTAATAGGAGCTGGTGGAGTAGTATTAGATTTAATAGACCCAAGCAGTTTTTACTTAAAAGTATATGTAGATACTTTAACAAATGATAAAATAAGATTAGGACAAAAGGCTGAAATTTTTCTTGATAGTGATTTAAACTCTCCAATTCCAGCAAAAGTTGTTTATATTTCAAAAAAAGCTGAATTTACACCAAAGGAGGTTGCAGTTAGAAGTGATAGAATCACAAGAGTATATGAAGTGTGGCTAAGACCTTTAAAACCTGATAATAGATTAAAACTTGGTCTTCCTGCAATTGGAGTTATTTTACTTGATAATAACAAAACACTTCCAAAAACTCTAAAAGGATTACCTGTTTTATGAGAGCTAAATTAAAAGTATTTTATAAAGACTTTTTGGCTGTAAGTGGAGAAGTTGAGGGGAAAATTGGCGAAGTAATTGGATTTATTGGTCCAGATGGAGCTGGTAAAAGCTCATTTATGAAAGCATTAGCAGGCGTTAAAGAGTTTGTAGGTGAGATAGAATATTTTGATAAAAAATATATAAAAATGAAAGATTTAGAAAAAATAAAAGACAAACTTGGTTTTATGCCACAAGGTCTTGGTCTTGTTTTATA
This Caminibacter mediatlanticus TB-2 DNA region includes the following protein-coding sequences:
- a CDS encoding TolC family protein codes for the protein MKIKNEKCKMKNLGKVFLLLPLFLSAESFSDIQKDVINSLTYKMAKEKIKIFKKKLEIVKSKNYGSVDVKYSYAHLFNQPILKMNTMQPVAVNPVTNLLIYKEIYTEFPAGPQNIYSFEAIYSYPIFTGFAISNNIKKSKLELIKTKLEAKNVKRVLILKAAELYSNIYALNKQIKALKVAKNSLLDAKNQVESLYKEGLTAKSNVDIINAKYYELLAKIKEVKSQKNRLLNMLSFLLNKKITNIDGINLNQKLPKPNFEKRVDVKALKTALNISNKDIKLAKSLLYPKVGLQIGLKKEAQNLFLTKNDYQNIDRSFVGVGIEWSFDLGKKSQIEMAKIAKNIALTNYHNYLNQIKTEYQNDLDTLNALKYQLKSAIAEVSARKSYYEEIKAKFNQGLVDSVKLKDAISNLAIARAKRDYIKSQIFFIKTKLILNSGVSDANN
- a CDS encoding HlyD family secretion protein, producing MQIIKKYGVIFLVFSLFVIGAFFIYQKLNPKKLPTYLVEAVGFVDGDLIHLNTKYPGRVEKIYVKAGDNIKKGEVLTKLNSQEFLDKLKVINEEIKSKEKELEFASKNLNLTIKEANLNINAKLNEIKALNYQIDTLKAVIKQDKKDLKRIEKLVLQNKAPHHKLELSILKLTKDKNELNALIKKRDILNVALNVAKTNLTKAKTSYLKIKALSNGINALKAKRDEIKTIINELTLKSPINGYVESKIANEGEVIGAGGVVLDLIDPSSFYLKVYVDTLTNDKIRLGQKAEIFLDSDLNSPIPAKVVYISKKAEFTPKEVAVRSDRITRVYEVWLRPLKPDNRLKLGLPAIGVILLDNNKTLPKTLKGLPVL